Within Conger conger chromosome 3, fConCon1.1, whole genome shotgun sequence, the genomic segment ttgactgggcaccatcataataatttttaatgaatgCCATCTCATCTCAGACTTTTTCACTGCTCTCACTTTACTGTATCCAACACTTTTTCACCAATTGAATGCTTGCCACTTTGGACAGTCAGTGAAACTGGCTGCTGCTAGCCTGTCGGTGTGATATGTAATGTCATCTAGTTACTACCTGCACGCAATAACGTTGCCAAACATAATTGGCTCAAATGAGTAGGACCGCATCTTAGCCTGTGTACAGATTTTGCCACTGTCACAAAGGACCAGGCTTACAGCTGGATTAAGGGAAACAAGTGTTGCCCGAGCTCACAATGCAAAAGACTGTGACTTAAAGAAGCCTTGCCGTATCTGTAAGGGAAAGCACCTGTCAGCTCTGCACGTCAGCAAAGTAGCAAGAGTTCCATGGAGAGCCCTCCGGAGAGTGCCACCTTGTATAACTCCAACTCCAAAGATGTTGTACCTTGACCAGCCTTGCTCTGGCGGGAGAGTGCTCCTCAAAGTCATCAAGGTCATCCTTTACCAGGAGCATAGAGCATTTGAGACCTGTGCCATTCTAGACGATGGCTCAGAGTGCACCATCCTGATATCCGCTGCTGCACAGCTCTTAGGACTGCAAGGGACGGCTGAAGACTGTAAACAGTGGATGGTGCATCAAGATATCAAGACACTGCATGGGCCTCTGTATTGTTCACTATCTCCCCAGTGAATGCGCCGCGTGAGAAATTCTCCATCTAGGGCTggcccatatctgcatgattgtatgcattgcactgctgccacacaattggctgattagataatcgcatgaataagtaggttttcaggtgttcctaataaagtgctcagtaagtgtatatcACTtgatgaaatatatatatcagaGAGCAGTATGATGTTCCCTTCcaccaatacattttttatcataTTCCACTGGCCCGACTAGCCCATCATTGCACAATAGTATTTAACCAATGCTGTTCATATACACAAGATTCAGATTTAATCCACTTTACTTGGCAGGTTACTAAATGATTCCAGAATGAATACACTTGGAATCTTtgtttttctgattgattcaggGTGGAATGCAGTCTACTCTCAGTCCAGGTCCAGCTAGGACCTGCGAAAAAACTATGGAAGGCTCAAAGATCAACGTTGATTCAACGTTTAAAGAAGTTCCTGGTGCACTCGACAATAGCGGCGTACACTGTGCCACAAGAGGGCGACAGAGTGATTGTTTTAGAAGCGGCCTAAAATCTTGTTTTACACTGAGAAATTGAAATTGTGAAAAGTGGGAGAATGCGTGACTATGTGTGTTCTCGAGattacattatgttatattatggtGATTCAGATCTACAGTGTCTACTTCAAAACTAAATAGGTTATAGCCTACATAATCATGCGCTGTATGTTTATTCAGGCATTTCAGTGACTACTGTAACTCTTTGTGATGATGGGTTCCTGGCTTTTTTTGCACTCAGCCTCTGTGAATGACATCATTGGCACCATTCTATGTTTAGTTTTTCTTATAGGAACTTTCTGTGCAATCTTGACTGGGGTCCCTCTGGCGGGTTCATATACATGtgaaaatattgtaatattgacttctttttttgtctgATTTCAATATATCGGAAATAAGTAGGAAAATAGAAGTCAGATTCACTCAGAGGCCAGAATATTGTCCTCGCAAAACCAATATCAGGAGCACAACTTCCaagtttttttgtaattaatcaaataaaaatatattacattaaccTTTTTGCTTTGCACGGCATTTTGACCATGCAACTCAAAATTTTACAGTAGCCTACTATACATTTCCAGAGTTGTGCATTTACTGAATCAAATTATAAGAACCAACAGGGCCCACTGGTAATTCAAACCTCCAGCCTCCTTACACACTTTGGCTTTGAGTAAATCAAATGACAGCTTTTGTTTAGTTCCTTAACTAACTAGCAAGGATATTATTtggatgaataaaaacaatacaaggCAATCTGGTAGttaaatttgaaaatattatcTCAGCTCACATAAGTTACTGATGAACTGACTGACGCCCGGATTGGCAGTGGCTCTTTTCGATCAAACCATTGTTCATTTTGAAAGTCACAGAAGTGATATAATGTAACATTGGATATTAATGTCTTTGATATTTTAGAGAATTCACCCATTCCACCTGTagagattttcatttttgtgaacaTTCTTCATTTGGTCAGTAGAGGGCAGGTATCACATCCCCTTCCATTTATAGATGTTTATATGAGATTAATACTCGTTTATTTGCAATTGTTTTTCCAATCTTAAACGGCGCACTAGTGTTGAAATATAAATTAAGTTTGGGCgaaatttacattttctgtatACCAAGAAATGTATCATATAATCTTTTCTCTTTTATGCGACAGGTTGCATGTAGGTCTATAAATCACTTACAACGTAAAATTAGGCGGTCAAGAGTAACCTAATATAGCCAGAAACGCGGACTtgaaaaaacgtttttcttAAAGTAGTTGGCTCAGTATGGGTATAGAATACCGGTACAGTTCCGATGTTCCAGTGAAAACTACCTACGTTGACATTTCCACCCTGTGATTTATAGTGCGCAGTTGTCTTATGAAATAAGTCAGTTACCAATCTCGTCGTTACCATACCTCTTTAAGGTTTGACAGAGAAATGGATCTTACGTCTGACCGGTAGATTCATTGTTGGCGGCCCAGCCAATCATTGAATTTTGACGACACAAAAGAGAAGCCAAAGTTGCGGTATAAAAAGGCCACTTGGATTACAGAATGACAACTATCAGCGTGCTGGTGGTTTAAAGCATAGGGAACTCATAGAGTCTCATAATACCAGTACATACGCAAGACCCGTTTTTACGAAAGCCACCCAAACTTGTAACATGCATCTAATGCAGTTTCTGGTGTACCTGAGTTTCTGGGTTGTGTTTGGTCCAGTGGGTCTGGGGGATATTGCTGCGCACAAACCTGTCACGACGGAGGACATCGAGCAGTGTTCGACGTGCGAGTTTAGACAACACAGCAAGCTTATGAGGCTGCATACAATCAAGTCACAAATTCTCAGTAAACTTCGTCTTAAGCAGGCCCCCAATATCAGCCGCGACGTGGTCAAACAGCTCTTACCAAAAGCGCCCCCATTGCAGCAACTTCTGGACCAGTACGATGTTCTTGCGGATGACAATAAAGATGGAATCATAGACGAGGATGATCACGCCACTACCGAAACTATCATGGCCATGGGTACAGAGCGTAAGTAGCCAGTTTACCATTATTGCCTATCTTAATGGATTTACGCAAAACTCTTGCTGGTACATTTTCTCTTCTGAAAAAGCTGGCAAGATGTTTATCTAGTTATTTACCAATTACGCAATACATTTTCGTTGCGTCTTCAAATATATTGCGTCGATAGCTGTCAGCCTTTGTCAAATTGGAATATGTAGTTACCAAAGTAGCTCGGAAGGGTTCGGAAAGGTgaatcaatatttaattttaaaaaatcgaaTATTAAGATTTTCcaaacaatttattaaaaataatcgTATGTCTAGAatatgaactgaaatgaaatgaaagcttCCCAGTTTTGATGTATAGGCTAAGTGGACGCATGGTTTGTAGAGCATGGACAATGATTGACAAACGTATTACAACATTTCCTAGCTGCTAAGACGCGCGCAATATATTTGTTCTGTTGCGCATCCGGTAATTCTGAATGCGCTTAATGcaattttcagtgaaaaacatAACTATCATGGTTTAAAGAAccaattctcctcttttgttTTTCCAGCCGACCAAATCGTCCAAGTGGATAAGAAACCGAGATGTTGCTTTTTCTCCTTCAGCCCGAAGATTCAAAGTAACCGCATCGTTAAAGCACAGCTTTGGGTGCACCTTCGGCCGCCCGACGAAGCCACAACGGTATTCCTGCAAATCTCTCGTCTAAAACCAGTTACTGACGGGAACAGGCATATAAGAATCCGCTCTCTGAAGATTGACGTAAATGCAGGGACCAGCTCTTGGCAGAGCATAGACGTGAAACAAGTACTTTTAGTCTGGTTGAGGCAGCCGGAGACCAACTGGGGCATTGAGATCAATGCTTTCGACACGAAAGGAAATGACTTGGTTGTTACCTCTGCGGAACCTGGCGAGGAGGGACTGGTAAGTCAGACCTTAAACCCTTCTCTTGCAACAATGCTACCCCAATGCAACCCCTATGTGCTTCAACTGAATATCAAATAAGTGGATAAAATGCCTTTATGCTAATCATAAGCGTCGATAGATTTCTCTTCAAATTATGGATTATGTTGTGGAGTTTGGGACGCGATCACTTAAAAAGGctatttttatgtaaaactACTGTACTGCTGTTAAGTTCTCAAGTGATTATCTTGTAGTGTTAGTATTGTGACATACTTTTCTGTTTGTTCTAGTTGATACATAGCAATATCCCAATAGTGTAATACTTTGTTGAAACCTTTATTATTTCCTTTGATGACATAATAAGATGTTCACTGGGGTTGGAGTCCTGAATATTCACTTCTTTATTCATACCCCCAGCAACCATTCATGGAAGTGAAAATTTCCGACCACCCCAAACGATCCAGACGGGACTCTGGCCTGGACTGCGAGGAGAATTCCCCGGAGTCGCGGTGCTGCCGTTACCCCCTCACAGTGGACTTTGAGGACTTTGGCTGGGATTGGATTATTGCCCCGAAACGCTACAAGGCCAACTATTGTTCTGGAGAGTGTGAGTACATGCACCTGCAGAAGtacccacacacccacctggTGAACAAGGCCAACCCCCGGGGCACCGCTGGGCCCTGCTGCACCCCGACCAAGATGTCCCCCATCAACATGCTGTACTTCAACCGGAAGGAACAGATAATCTACGGGAAAATCCCCTCCATGGTGGTGGATCGCTGCGGCTGCTCCTGAGCACAAGGGCGGAGCTCCGGCTCTCTCttcagagtgaaagagagagagagtaagaagAGTGAAAGATCAAGGCAGAgcgggagagaaagaagaggagagaaagagagagagaaacagtctGGACTTCTGAGTGTTTTGAAAATGTTCACCAACCAATGCTTCCTGCATTTTCCAAAATCCTGTGCAATAGAACCAGAAGAGCAGCAAAAATGCGCTATAATCACTTTCTTATTCTTTTCCGGAAAAGATAAACACGGCCATGGAATGTGCGGAAGGATTTTTGAGCTGGCCTGGGAGAAGGGCGGAATCAGCACTAACGATCACAGCATCTACTGACAAATCACTATTCTGTTATATTGTTtgttacacaaatacacacaaacattttcaaataccAGCTTTGACCATATATGTTGAACTCTCACCCCAAATCATGTCAGAAATATTTCAGACTGAATCTGAGGGGTCTGGAAGGCATTTGAGAGGGATTTGAAGACTGAGCCAAGGAACTGCGCAATCTGAGTGAGGATTCGCTACCATTAGCGTTACACTCATAAGGTACCCTAACCCCAAACCCTAAACCCAacccctaacccaaccctaagTATAGCTTTATTTCTGTACTCCCATCTGAAACACCCTGCACACTTGAATTGTTATTGTAAATCAGCATTACTGGACAGAGGCACAATGAATGCAGTCGACAGCCAGTTGTGTAAAAGGCAGAGAAatacaagaaaaataaacaatatgaatGTTAAAACCAGGCTAAACTCTGCCTTGACAATGAGAGCAGTTTGCACTATGGCAGACCAATAGGAAGAATTGGTTGCTACAAAAGTTGTAAAAACTGACTTTGATATGTTTGCTACTTTGTATTGTACATGCCTGTTTCTATTGGAGGTTTCCTTTTTAACCACTGTTGTTAAATGTAGAAGGCTATAAACTagcaaaaagataaataaagctGTACAATAACAAATCTATAAATCTGTTATAAAAATAAAGGTGCTTGCTTTCATGGTCAGCTCTGTTATTTAATGAAGCAACATCATTTAGATATTACCCACAGTTCAATAATGTGCCAAATCCAATTACACCCGCAAAAGTTACCGACTGTCTGCTCCAATTGGTGGTTATTTAATtgctattattaattattaaatatacatttattgtttcCAAACTGCCATAGTACATGTATTAAAATCACCGTGTGATAATTCTTTTAAAATCAGGCACAGACCCTGAGTTACATGACTCTCATGTGTATTTTGTATCTTATTTGAATGAGAGAACCAGCattacctgtgtgagtgttatACTTATGACCCTCAACTGTCTAAAGGGTTTTGACAAATATTTATCCACCAAAAACACTTAAATAACTTATTGGACTGCTGGGTGTCTTCATGGGCTATTATATATTAGCTGAAGAGGTGGTGTTTGACCTGCCCAAGTTTTGGTCAGGCATGAGGGCACTGAACGGGATGTTCCAGGAGGTGTGGATCTGTGAAGAATCTGTGGTTCCAGGGCATGGGGAATGATGGGATACCTGAAACTTTTTCATGCCTTAGCTGAAGACTCAAAGCCCAGGCATTGGTTGGATCCTCTCAACAAAACTAATAAACATGGTTGTTAATGGCAATTTTCAGAGCACTGCTTGTATTGTGCCTTACGGTGGGGGACAcgtgtttaatgtgtgtaagCACATTCAAATTGActaaaaatgtgttccttatGTGCTGCATTCCAGGTTTATTGAAGAATAAAGGGGAAGGGGGTTGTAGAATATCTTATAATGATAGTTTACCTTGAGGCCCGATATATGTTGCAAGTTTAATTTCCGAAAGTGATTAAGCCAGCTATTTGAAATTgaagaaatgtaatttatttcttaattCTGGAATTGGAACATTACCAGAGTCATCTTTAATGAATTTCTACGGATTCTACGGAGATGGATTAATTTAATGTGAAAACATTGAAACTGGAAATCTTATAATATTGGCTAAGAACCCACTGCTGTCAGCTCAGGTCCTATTACCGAAAtgctaatttatttttaagcGTGTTGCAAACGTGCGGttttgaaaaatatacataacatTGGAAAGTGCATTATTAATTTTTAATCACACCATTACATTCATTAAAGATGCCTGGCTAGGAAAGCTACAGGCTGAGAGAATTGAGAGAAGCGGGAAGAGGTGACAGATTGAATACTGGCaatttcctctgtcctccaatAGAGGGCAACCTCCAAAAGGGCCACTACAATGAGGACCAGGCAGGATTCCTGGAGGTGTTTTACACTCACAGATATTATGTAAATAGGGGTATATTACAGCACCAGTAAAGTAAGGGCATCATATATCAAGTAGTGTAGGAAGATGGTGTATTATTATGCCATATCTGTGCCTTTTAAATAGCTGTGATGGGACGTGTAATGCAGTTTGTTAGGAGGCCGTATCTCAggctatacagtatatgaatccCCAACTCTCTGCTTCCccccattaaaaaaagaaatccaaaggAATAGACTATcggttttttaatgaaaaacggCTATTCCTTTGGGGGTAAGGCACTAgataaaatatcattttaattaGGAATATAGTACTTGAAGGCTGTGGGGGGGAAATATGCACTAAGAACCATATGATCACTGAGCTTCTGGAGGAAAACTGCTTCATGAATTCGGTAACACGAGTTGAAAATGACAGCAGTTTACTTGAAGACAGCAGAGGTTACTGCCTGTGATGGAGAAGCCTGCGTTTTCCTAGAAAGGGGATTGGGGGCTGATTTGGTTTTGGGGCCTCAGAGGGAAAGGTGTGTTTTTTAGCTGAATGcaggtttgtttgtgcttgATAAACAGAAGCGCTGGAGATTGAGTACTGTTCCATCTGTGGAGCGGAATGGCTTCCGCTCCGGAGCAGCTGCCAGCACATTCCCCAACTCCACAGGTGAGGAAGTGGCTTCCGAGAGAGCGGGGCTGCCTCGGGGGGGTTGGCATCTGGAACATGCGCCTGTCCCGCCGCAGAGCAGTcgaagggagggggtgggggcgctCCACATTCTGCCAAGAGCTAGCTCAGTGACCTAGCGGCAAGAACCATGGCAAGGAGGGCAGGAGGAGGCGCAGGCACAGAGACAAAACAACCGGGGGTCCCAATTACTGAGGAGGATCACACGACACCTCCTCTTACTCCTTCAGAAGACTCTCTTGCACGGACATGTTAAAGGAGAGGGGGTTTTCAGCATGAGACAAAGCCCAACTGTCATTCAGGTCCGCACAGGACACGTGGTGTGAGCTGGTCACTCCGGAGGTATCATAGCACCCACTTGACTAAAACCAGAGGTGTAAAGTCCAGCGGCCAAAAAAATctaagtcctgccatgtgttaattcaactcatCAACTcacccagctgatttcactgattagttctacctcctggctgaagaatagTGCCAGTTGACAATACcaggtggttggaacaaaatgctggggaggacttttattctctgaacctggattttacacctctgaCTAACATAGTCAGCGCTGGCTGATGCAGAAACAGCCTCGGGGTTACGGACAGCCTCCGCTCAGTGCTCGACAGCCAGCTGGCCGAGCGGGGTGTAAATATTTTCCCACGCGTACATACGAGTCCTTAGTCTGTCCAACAGCGGAGAAGCGACAAGCTCATTCCGCCAGGCGAGCTGGAATCGCTGCGGCACGGAGAACAGAAGGGGCCAAGCGAGCGGTGTTTGCTGAAAGCCCAGTTCCGGTCCGGAGAAGAGCCGGAGGGCGGACGGCAGCGGGAACAGCGCTCCCAGAGGGCCGGAGCATGGGACCTGTCCATCATGGGCTTGTTTTTCCGCTCAGGAAGAACCTGCGTACGTTTCCCCAAACACCGCTTACCCTGCGAATCCATAATGCAGTAAATTACATTCTGAACCAATGGAGTCGGGGGGAGGGCATGTTTAAGATATGGAAATATGCTGTGCGCTGTAACAAGACATCTGCTGCTGAGCTAGGCCTGGCTGCCCCATGACATCCTATTAATCAGTTTTACTGGACACaagctttatttctgtttgtttgttttacaggcTTCATGATATTATTTGCTTAACATACCGAAGAAGGTCTAAGTGGATAAACCAGGTGTTTGTTCAGTGTTGGACTGAGGACAGGAGC encodes:
- the mstnb gene encoding growth/differentiation factor 8, with the translated sequence MHLMQFLVYLSFWVVFGPVGLGDIAAHKPVTTEDIEQCSTCEFRQHSKLMRLHTIKSQILSKLRLKQAPNISRDVVKQLLPKAPPLQQLLDQYDVLADDNKDGIIDEDDHATTETIMAMGTEPDQIVQVDKKPRCCFFSFSPKIQSNRIVKAQLWVHLRPPDEATTVFLQISRLKPVTDGNRHIRIRSLKIDVNAGTSSWQSIDVKQVLLVWLRQPETNWGIEINAFDTKGNDLVVTSAEPGEEGLQPFMEVKISDHPKRSRRDSGLDCEENSPESRCCRYPLTVDFEDFGWDWIIAPKRYKANYCSGECEYMHLQKYPHTHLVNKANPRGTAGPCCTPTKMSPINMLYFNRKEQIIYGKIPSMVVDRCGCS